The Daphnia pulex isolate KAP4 chromosome 3, ASM2113471v1 genome includes a region encoding these proteins:
- the LOC124191513 gene encoding uncharacterized protein LOC124191513 isoform X2: protein MAKGIPSTKEAVQARCAVFKVGMSCIDEFKDHCLNQRQKIQMERAVAGAQHTFAFLCDDPVFQSEFLQHQSCLHGTSDDWERCAYHFQNMVAEELAANLTKADRNLGLCCAKHGFLRCVYYAAQFKCRKEEALFLMRVAQTLTESQVHENACKKIKFDEVCASDSSVPTVSSLLLTLVAIWWSSISFLLTRH, encoded by the exons GGTCTTCAAGGTTGGCATGTCGTGTATCGACGAATTCAAGGATCACTGTCTCAATCAGCGTCAGAAGATTCAAATGGAGAGGGCAGTGGCCGGTGCTCAGCACACATTCGCTTTCCTTTGTGACGATCCCGTCTTCCAGTCCG AATTTTTGCAACATCAGAGCTGTCTCCATGGCACGTCCGACGACTGGGAACGTTGCGCTTACCATTTCCAG AATATGGTGGCAGAAGAACTGGCGGCCAACCTCACGAAAGCCGATCGCAATCTGGGCCTTTGCTG CGCCAAGCACGGGTTCCTGAGGTGCGTCTACTACGCGGCTCAATTCAAATGCCGCAAAGAAGAAGcg TTGTTCTTGATGAGAGTGGCGCAAACTCTGACCGAGTCGCAGGTGCACGAGAACGCCtgcaagaaaatcaaattcgaCGAAGTCTGCGCTTCCGATTCCAGCGTCCCGACCGTCTCGTCATTGCTCTTGACGCTCGTCGCGATCTGGTGGTCGTCGATCTCTTTTCTTCTAACGAGACATTAA